A stretch of the uncultured Bacteroides sp. genome encodes the following:
- a CDS encoding fumarate reductase/succinate dehydrogenase flavoprotein subunit has translation MTKIDSKIPEGPLAEKWSNYKAHQKLVNPSNKRRLDVIVIGTGLAGASAAASLGEMGFKVLNFCIQDSPRRAHSIAAQGGINAAKNYQNDGDSVYRLFYDTIKGGDYRARESNVYRLAEVSNAIIDQCVAQGVPFAREYGGLLDNRSFGGAQVSRTFYAKGQTGQQLLLGAYSALSRQVHKGNVKLFTRHEMLDVVLIDGRARGIIARDLVTGKIERYAAHAVVIGTGGYGNAYFLSTNAMASNGSVAIQCYKKGAYFANPCYAQIHPTCIPVHGDVQSKLTLMSESLRNDGRIWVPKKLEDAKAIQAGTKKGSDIAEADRDYYLERRYPAFGNLVPRDVASRAAKERCDAGFGVNNTGLAVFLDFNEAIARLGEDVVRARYGNLFDMYEEITNENPYKGPMMIYPAIHYTMGGIWVDYELMTSIPGLFAIGEANFSDHGANRLGASALMQGLADGYFVLPYTIQNYLADQIQVPRFSTDLPEFVEAENTVVEKINKIKSINGKHSVDTIHKKLGHIMWDFVGMGRTKESLETAIIKLKELKKDFWTNVRIPGDVNDLNVELEKAVRLSDFIEVGLLMAYDGLNREESCGGHFREEFQTPEGEALRDDKNFSYVACWKFTGEDSKPELIKEDLNYEFTKVQTRNYKA, from the coding sequence ATGACTAAGATAGATTCAAAAATTCCTGAAGGCCCATTGGCTGAGAAATGGAGTAACTATAAAGCTCATCAAAAACTCGTAAACCCTTCAAACAAACGCCGATTAGATGTTATCGTTATCGGTACTGGTCTTGCAGGTGCATCAGCTGCCGCCTCACTTGGTGAAATGGGTTTCAAAGTATTAAACTTCTGCATTCAAGATTCTCCACGTCGTGCACACTCAATTGCCGCACAAGGAGGTATCAATGCTGCTAAGAATTACCAAAATGACGGTGACTCTGTATACCGTTTATTCTATGATACAATTAAAGGTGGAGACTACCGCGCACGCGAATCAAACGTTTATCGTTTGGCTGAAGTTTCCAATGCTATTATCGACCAATGTGTAGCTCAAGGTGTTCCTTTCGCTCGTGAATACGGTGGTTTGCTCGACAACCGTTCTTTCGGTGGTGCTCAGGTTTCACGTACATTCTATGCAAAAGGACAAACAGGACAACAATTATTGTTAGGTGCGTATTCAGCATTAAGCCGCCAGGTACACAAAGGTAACGTGAAATTGTTCACACGCCACGAAATGCTTGACGTTGTACTTATCGACGGTCGTGCTCGTGGTATTATTGCTCGTGACCTTGTTACAGGAAAAATTGAACGTTACGCTGCACATGCTGTAGTTATTGGTACAGGTGGTTACGGAAACGCATACTTCCTTTCAACTAATGCAATGGCATCTAATGGTTCTGTTGCTATCCAATGTTACAAGAAAGGTGCTTATTTTGCTAACCCATGTTACGCTCAAATTCACCCAACTTGTATTCCTGTTCACGGAGATGTGCAGTCTAAACTTACATTGATGTCTGAATCACTTCGTAACGACGGACGTATTTGGGTTCCTAAAAAACTTGAAGATGCCAAAGCTATACAGGCTGGTACTAAGAAAGGTTCTGATATTGCTGAAGCTGACCGCGATTACTATTTGGAACGTCGTTATCCTGCATTCGGTAACCTTGTTCCTCGTGACGTTGCTTCTCGTGCAGCCAAAGAACGTTGTGACGCCGGATTCGGAGTGAACAACACTGGACTTGCTGTATTCCTTGATTTCAATGAAGCTATCGCCCGTCTTGGCGAAGATGTAGTAAGAGCACGTTATGGCAACTTGTTCGATATGTACGAAGAAATCACAAATGAAAATCCATACAAAGGTCCAATGATGATTTATCCTGCTATTCACTATACAATGGGTGGCATCTGGGTTGATTATGAATTGATGACTTCTATCCCAGGATTATTTGCTATTGGTGAAGCTAACTTCTCAGACCACGGAGCTAACCGCTTAGGTGCTTCTGCTTTGATGCAAGGTTTGGCTGACGGATACTTCGTATTACCTTATACAATCCAGAATTATTTAGCTGATCAGATTCAGGTTCCACGTTTCTCTACTGACCTTCCTGAATTCGTTGAAGCAGAAAATACTGTTGTTGAGAAGATTAACAAAATAAAGAGCATCAACGGTAAGCACTCTGTGGATACTATTCATAAGAAACTTGGCCACATTATGTGGGATTTCGTTGGAATGGGACGTACAAAAGAATCTTTGGAAACAGCTATTATCAAACTAAAAGAACTGAAGAAAGACTTCTGGACAAATGTTCGCATCCCTGGTGATGTAAACGACTTGAATGTTGAGCTAGAAAAAGCAGTTCGTTTATCAGACTTTATCGAGGTTGGTTTGTTGATGGCTTATGATGGTTTGAACCGTGAAGAATCTTGCGGTGGACACTTCCGTGAAGAATTCCAGACTCCAGAAGGTGAAGCTCTTCGTGATGATAAGAACTTCTCTTACGTAGCTTGCTGGAAATTCACCGGTGAGGACTCTAAACCAGAGTTGATTAAGGAAGATTTGAACTATGAATTTACTAAAGTTCAAACACGTAATTACAAAGCATAA
- a CDS encoding succinate dehydrogenase/fumarate reductase iron-sulfur subunit, with protein MEKIINFTLKVWRQKGPKAKGAFESYKMENISGDTSFLEMLDILNERLINEGKEPVVFDHDCREGICGMCSLYINGHPHGPATGATTCQMYIRRFEDGDTITVEPWRSAGFPVIRDLMVDRNAFDKIMQAGGYVSINTGGVPDANAIAIPKPIADEAMDAASCIGCGACVAACKNGSAMLFLSAKVSQLSVLPQGKAEAGRRAKAMLSKMDELGFGNCTNTRACEAECPKSISISNIARLNRDFIAAKLKD; from the coding sequence ATGGAAAAAATAATAAATTTCACGCTAAAGGTTTGGCGTCAAAAAGGTCCGAAAGCTAAAGGTGCTTTTGAATCATATAAAATGGAAAACATTTCAGGCGATACCTCATTCCTTGAGATGCTTGACATCCTGAATGAGAGACTTATCAACGAAGGTAAAGAACCTGTAGTTTTCGATCATGACTGCCGCGAAGGAATCTGTGGTATGTGTTCACTTTATATTAATGGACATCCTCATGGACCTGCAACCGGAGCTACTACTTGCCAAATGTACATTCGCCGTTTTGAAGATGGAGATACTATCACTGTTGAACCTTGGAGATCTGCAGGCTTTCCTGTAATCCGTGACTTGATGGTTGACCGTAATGCATTTGATAAGATTATGCAAGCTGGTGGTTACGTATCAATAAACACTGGTGGTGTTCCTGATGCTAATGCAATTGCTATTCCAAAGCCTATCGCTGACGAAGCAATGGATGCAGCATCTTGCATCGGTTGTGGTGCTTGTGTTGCTGCTTGTAAGAATGGTTCAGCTATGTTGTTCCTTTCTGCTAAGGTTAGCCAATTATCAGTTCTTCCTCAGGGAAAAGCAGAAGCTGGTCGTCGTGCTAAAGCTATGCTTTCTAAGATGGACGAACTTGGCTTTGGTAACTGTACTAATACAAGAGCTTGTGAAGCTGAATGTCCAAAGTCTATCTCAATCAGCAACATTGCTAGATTGAACCGCGACTTTATTGCAGCTAAATTGAAAGATTAA
- a CDS encoding IS1182 family transposase, whose amino-acid sequence MLPLQQAIPFSNYTDLYDLLIPQDNLLRQINDLIDFSFVHKELLDKYCLNNGRTAECPIRMFKYLLLKTIFDISDVDVVERSRYDLSFKYFLDLAPEETELISPSSLCKFRRLRLKDKDLLNLLIGTTVSIAIDKGIIKSKTIIVDSTHTGSRSNPYSPVEILRLRSKQLRKSLYDVEESIKEGLPLKNEDDDLEHELDYTKALFEVVSDNETLVNVPKVRERLNMLKETLSDIEDHYVSSTDEDARVGHKSQDKSFFGYKTHIAMSDERIITAATVTSGEKGDGPQLPELVEQSRNNGMEVETVIGDTAYSGKDNIKLAQDEQRGFELVAKLNPAISQGSRRAEQSFEFNKDAGMFVCPAGHMAIRRAKQGKKNQGKNQFIVYFFNTDKCRICGRRQGCYKESAKTKTYSVRIKSDEHKHQMDFQETDEFRAKSRSRYKIEAKNAELKNVFGYDRALSYGLTCMQLQGAMAIFAANIKRILKLI is encoded by the coding sequence ATGCTTCCATTGCAACAAGCCATACCGTTCAGTAATTACACAGATCTATACGATTTGCTTATTCCACAGGACAATCTATTGCGTCAAATAAACGACCTGATAGACTTCTCTTTCGTCCATAAGGAACTCCTGGACAAATACTGCCTGAATAACGGTCGTACGGCCGAGTGCCCGATCAGGATGTTCAAATATCTTTTGTTAAAGACAATCTTTGATATTTCGGACGTGGACGTTGTTGAACGCTCGCGATATGATCTTTCATTCAAATACTTTTTGGATCTGGCTCCCGAGGAAACCGAATTGATCTCTCCAAGTTCTTTGTGTAAGTTTCGCCGACTCCGTTTGAAGGACAAGGATTTGTTGAATCTGCTTATAGGAACGACAGTGTCTATTGCAATAGACAAGGGAATCATCAAGTCAAAGACCATTATTGTTGATTCCACACACACCGGTTCACGGAGCAACCCGTATTCGCCTGTCGAGATTTTGCGACTTCGTTCAAAGCAGTTGCGCAAGAGCCTTTATGATGTGGAGGAGTCAATAAAAGAAGGTTTGCCCCTGAAGAATGAAGATGACGATCTGGAGCATGAGCTTGATTATACCAAAGCGTTGTTTGAAGTCGTATCCGACAACGAGACATTGGTCAATGTTCCCAAAGTCAGAGAGCGTCTGAACATGCTCAAGGAAACGCTTTCAGATATCGAGGATCATTATGTCAGCTCCACAGATGAAGATGCACGGGTTGGACACAAAAGCCAGGACAAGTCGTTCTTTGGCTATAAGACACACATCGCCATGAGTGACGAACGTATAATCACTGCCGCCACAGTCACTTCCGGGGAGAAGGGTGACGGTCCCCAATTACCCGAGCTTGTTGAACAGAGCAGAAATAACGGCATGGAAGTTGAAACAGTCATTGGAGACACCGCTTATTCGGGAAAGGACAACATTAAGCTCGCTCAAGATGAGCAAAGAGGATTTGAACTGGTGGCAAAACTTAATCCTGCCATAAGCCAAGGCTCCCGACGGGCGGAGCAAAGTTTTGAATTCAATAAGGATGCGGGTATGTTCGTATGCCCTGCAGGGCATATGGCGATACGGCGTGCCAAGCAGGGTAAAAAGAATCAAGGAAAGAACCAGTTTATCGTATACTTCTTCAATACTGACAAATGTCGGATATGTGGCAGGCGGCAAGGATGTTACAAAGAGAGTGCAAAAACGAAAACCTACTCGGTCAGGATTAAATCTGACGAACATAAACACCAGATGGATTTTCAAGAAACAGATGAATTTAGGGCCAAATCTCGATCACGATACAAGATAGAAGCTAAAAATGCGGAACTTAAGAATGTCTTCGGGTATGATAGGGCATTGTCATACGGCCTGACATGCATGCAACTTCAAGGCGCCATGGCCATTTTTGCTGCAAATATCAAGAGAATTCTCAAATTAATCTAA
- the dprA gene encoding DNA-processing protein DprA: MTDQEIIATIALTQIPGVGLIGARNLINVTESAEILFSRRTELTQLIPGISPRTVELLNSPQALLRAEAEYSFAQKNKISCITINDEAYPSRLRECPDAPVVLFFKGNTDFNTLKVINMVGTRNATDYGQRICNDFIQDLKTLCPEVLVVSGLAYGIDIYAHRAALRNQLATVGVLAHGLDRIYPATHRKTAIEMLENGGLLTEFLSETNPDRQNFVKRNRIVAGMSDATIVVESAVKGGALITADIAQGYHRDCFAFPGRVADEFSIGCNNLIKDNKAGLILSAEDFVKAMCWDADSKTIPVAVQRELFIDLTQEEQHIVDILRDRGNSQINSLVVEADIPVNKMNALLFELEMKGVIRVLAGGMYQLL; encoded by the coding sequence ATGACGGATCAGGAAATAATTGCCACCATTGCGCTGACACAAATTCCGGGAGTGGGATTGATTGGTGCCCGTAATCTTATCAATGTTACTGAAAGTGCGGAAATTCTTTTCTCACGCCGTACAGAACTGACTCAACTGATTCCTGGTATTTCGCCTCGCACGGTTGAGTTACTTAACAGTCCACAGGCTCTTTTACGGGCTGAGGCGGAATATTCCTTCGCTCAGAAAAATAAAATCAGTTGTATAACCATTAATGATGAGGCTTATCCTTCCCGATTAAGGGAATGTCCCGATGCACCTGTTGTATTATTCTTTAAAGGAAACACTGATTTTAATACCTTGAAGGTGATAAATATGGTAGGTACCCGCAATGCTACCGATTACGGACAACGTATCTGCAATGATTTTATTCAGGATCTTAAGACTCTTTGTCCCGAAGTACTTGTGGTGAGCGGACTTGCTTATGGAATTGATATCTATGCGCATAGAGCAGCTTTAAGGAATCAACTAGCTACAGTTGGTGTTTTAGCACATGGATTAGACCGGATTTACCCAGCTACTCATCGGAAAACGGCAATAGAAATGCTGGAGAATGGTGGCTTGCTCACGGAATTCCTTTCGGAAACAAATCCTGACAGACAGAACTTTGTGAAGCGCAACAGGATTGTGGCTGGAATGAGTGATGCAACCATTGTGGTTGAATCGGCTGTGAAGGGTGGTGCGCTTATTACTGCTGATATTGCGCAAGGCTATCATCGCGATTGCTTTGCTTTTCCGGGGCGAGTGGCTGATGAATTTTCCATAGGCTGTAATAATCTGATAAAGGATAATAAGGCGGGATTGATTCTTTCTGCTGAAGATTTCGTCAAAGCAATGTGTTGGGATGCTGATAGCAAAACTATTCCAGTGGCAGTGCAGCGTGAGCTATTTATTGATCTTACTCAGGAAGAACAACATATCGTTGATATTCTCCGTGATAGAGGAAATTCTCAGATTAATTCATTGGTTGTTGAAGCGGATATTCCTGTGAATAAGATGAATGCGCTTTTGTTTGAATTGGAGATGAAAGGCGTAATTCGTGTGTTAGCTGGCGGAATGTATCAGTTACTTTAG
- a CDS encoding acyl-CoA thioesterase, whose product MNKYIFELNMKVRDYECDMQGIVNNAIYQHYLEHTRHEFITKLGINFAELHGQGLDPVVARITIAYKTPLHSGEDFVSKLYIEKEGVKYVFYQDIFRLSDGKVSVKSKVELVCLTNGRLGHSELFDKAFEPYFAK is encoded by the coding sequence ATGAATAAATATATTTTTGAACTGAATATGAAGGTGCGCGACTATGAATGCGACATGCAGGGCATAGTTAACAATGCAATCTACCAGCATTATCTGGAGCACACACGCCATGAGTTTATCACCAAACTAGGCATAAACTTTGCTGAACTCCACGGACAAGGACTCGATCCGGTTGTAGCCAGAATAACTATTGCTTATAAAACTCCGTTACACAGCGGTGAGGATTTTGTTTCCAAACTATATATTGAAAAAGAAGGAGTGAAATATGTGTTCTATCAGGATATCTTCCGCTTGTCTGACGGAAAAGTATCTGTGAAATCAAAAGTGGAACTGGTATGTCTCACTAATGGTCGTCTTGGACATAGTGAACTTTTCGACAAAGCATTTGAACCCTATTTCGCCAAATGA
- a CDS encoding peptidase U32 family protein has translation MNHQLKDFEIMAPVGSRESLAAAIQAGADSIYFGIENLNMRARSSNTFTINDLKEIATICEEHGLKSYLTINTIIYDNDIPLMRTIVDAAKEAGISAIIAADVAVMCYARSIGQEVHLSTQLNISNAEALRFYAQFADVAVLARELNMKQVRGIYDKIKEDKVCGPNGEEIRIEMFCHGALCMAVSGKCYLSLHEMDNSANRGACMQVCRRAYTVKDKESDIELEVDNQYIMSPKDLKTIHFMDEMIEAGVRVFKIEGRARGPEYVRTVVECYKQAIQSCLDGTFTEEKVQAWDNRLKTVFNRGFWNGYYLGQRLGEWSKNYGSEATERKVYVGKAVKYFSNINVAEFLVEASEIKLGDKLLVTGPTTGALFSTLEEARVDLKPVEVVRKGEHFSMKFDEKIRPSDKLYKLISAEELKKSCTKE, from the coding sequence ATGAATCATCAGTTAAAAGACTTTGAAATAATGGCGCCTGTGGGTTCTCGCGAATCTCTTGCCGCTGCTATTCAGGCAGGAGCCGATTCAATATACTTTGGTATAGAGAATCTAAATATGCGTGCTCGCTCATCAAACACCTTTACTATAAATGATTTGAAGGAGATAGCTACGATTTGTGAAGAACATGGTTTGAAGAGTTATCTTACTATCAATACAATTATTTACGATAACGATATTCCTCTGATGCGCACCATTGTTGATGCAGCAAAAGAGGCTGGAATCTCTGCAATTATCGCCGCCGATGTGGCAGTTATGTGTTATGCCCGTTCCATTGGTCAGGAAGTTCATCTCTCTACTCAGCTTAATATTTCCAATGCTGAGGCGTTGAGATTCTATGCGCAGTTTGCCGATGTAGCAGTTCTTGCCCGAGAACTGAATATGAAACAGGTTAGAGGTATTTATGATAAGATTAAGGAAGATAAAGTATGTGGTCCGAACGGCGAAGAAATTCGTATAGAGATGTTTTGTCACGGCGCACTTTGCATGGCAGTCTCCGGTAAATGCTATCTTTCTTTGCATGAAATGGATAACTCGGCCAATCGTGGTGCATGTATGCAGGTTTGCCGCAGAGCTTATACGGTAAAGGATAAGGAAAGTGATATTGAGCTGGAGGTGGACAACCAGTATATCATGTCGCCAAAGGATTTGAAAACTATTCACTTCATGGACGAGATGATTGAGGCTGGCGTTAGAGTGTTCAAAATTGAGGGACGCGCTCGCGGACCAGAGTATGTGCGCACTGTAGTTGAGTGTTACAAGCAGGCTATTCAGTCTTGTCTGGACGGAACTTTCACCGAAGAAAAAGTACAAGCCTGGGATAATCGCCTGAAGACGGTATTTAACCGTGGATTCTGGAACGGATATTATCTGGGACAAAGGCTGGGAGAGTGGAGCAAAAACTACGGCTCGGAAGCTACTGAACGGAAAGTTTACGTAGGTAAGGCGGTGAAATATTTCAGTAATATCAATGTGGCTGAGTTCTTGGTGGAAGCTTCTGAAATTAAACTGGGAGATAAACTTCTTGTAACCGGACCTACTACAGGTGCTTTGTTTTCCACACTTGAAGAAGCGCGGGTAGATCTGAAGCCTGTAGAGGTGGTTCGCAAAGGAGAGCACTTCTCTATGAAATTTGACGAGAAGATTCGCCCAAGCGATAAGTTATATAAATTAATCTCCGCCGAGGAGTTAAAGAAGTCTTGTACAAAAGAATGA
- the dusB gene encoding tRNA dihydrouridine synthase DusB, translated as MKIGSIDLGERPIFLAPMEDVTDIAFRLLCKQFGADMVYTEFISSDALVRFVNKTTQKLSISEEERPVAMQIYGREVEPMVEAAKIVEAARPDILDINFGCPVKKVAGKGAGAGMLQNIPKMLEITKAVVDAVNIPVTVKTRLGWDHDSKIIVDLAEQLQDCGIAALTIHGRTRSQMYTGEADWTLIGEVKNNPRMHIPIIGNGDVTTPQQVKDYFDRYGVDAIMIGRASFGRPWIFKEVKHYLETGEELPPLTFEWRMDVLREQVKQSIERLDERRGIIHVRRHLAASPLFKGIPNFRDTRIAMLRANTQEELFTIFDKITQEHE; from the coding sequence ATGAAAATAGGCTCTATAGACTTGGGGGAACGCCCCATATTTCTGGCTCCAATGGAGGATGTTACTGATATTGCTTTCCGACTGCTGTGCAAGCAATTCGGGGCAGACATGGTGTATACTGAATTTATTTCCAGTGATGCGCTGGTTCGTTTCGTAAATAAAACAACTCAGAAACTCTCTATCAGTGAAGAAGAACGACCGGTTGCCATGCAGATTTACGGCAGAGAAGTAGAACCTATGGTGGAAGCCGCAAAGATTGTGGAAGCTGCCCGCCCGGATATTCTGGATATCAACTTTGGCTGTCCGGTAAAAAAGGTTGCCGGTAAAGGTGCCGGAGCAGGAATGCTGCAAAACATTCCTAAGATGCTTGAAATAACCAAGGCAGTAGTTGATGCCGTTAATATTCCTGTTACCGTAAAAACCCGTCTGGGTTGGGACCATGACAGTAAGATTATCGTGGACCTTGCCGAGCAATTGCAGGATTGCGGTATTGCCGCACTAACCATCCACGGAAGAACACGCAGCCAGATGTATACAGGTGAAGCGGATTGGACACTTATCGGTGAGGTAAAAAACAATCCACGCATGCATATTCCCATCATTGGCAATGGTGACGTTACCACTCCGCAACAGGTAAAGGACTATTTTGACCGTTATGGTGTAGATGCCATCATGATTGGCCGGGCAAGCTTTGGCCGTCCATGGATCTTTAAGGAAGTGAAGCACTATCTGGAAACAGGAGAAGAGCTTCCTCCTCTCACCTTTGAATGGAGAATGGATGTACTTCGCGAGCAAGTAAAGCAAAGCATTGAAAGACTTGACGAGCGCAGGGGAATTATTCACGTTCGCCGGCATTTGGCAGCCTCTCCCCTATTCAAAGGAATTCCAAACTTCAGGGATACCCGCATAGCCATGCTCAGAGCTAATACACAAGAAGAGCTATTTACTATATTCGATAAGATTACCCAGGAACATGAGTAA
- a CDS encoding PepSY-associated TM helix domain-containing protein, protein MISLKKAIKKIHLWLGLISGIVVFVVCITGCLWVFNKEISRALLPDMTVRNTGHLLPPSRLKAIAKAYCPDLEVVNVQYNKGEAAQLNLTKKKERTQLFVNPYTGAVIYKKGNSFDFFHFVMTGHRTLWLPKDIGHLVVDYGVLIFVIALLSGLVLWWPKSRKGLRNGTGFMWKKSTGSTKRLFDLHNVLGFYACIVLLAIGMTGMVWGLEWWSKGTYWLTTGGEKLPDWGVAQSDSLKAGTKITPDQAADYAFFKLFRQYPEAEGFQFGYAKQDEAASSVYAAVYPDVDKYYNRDVFSFDRYTLKEIPQKGPYVGKYEDAGFGDKLRRMNYDIHVGAIWGLPGKVLVFFAALIGATLPVTGFMLWWRRRQKKKKQ, encoded by the coding sequence ATGATTAGTTTAAAGAAAGCAATAAAGAAAATCCATCTTTGGTTAGGATTAATTTCCGGAATCGTAGTATTTGTAGTTTGCATCACAGGCTGCTTATGGGTATTTAACAAAGAAATTAGCAGGGCACTTCTTCCTGATATGACCGTTCGGAATACGGGTCACCTGCTTCCGCCTTCCAGATTAAAGGCTATTGCCAAAGCATATTGTCCTGATCTGGAGGTTGTGAATGTGCAGTATAATAAAGGCGAAGCTGCTCAGTTAAATCTAACAAAGAAAAAGGAGAGAACGCAGCTTTTTGTTAATCCTTATACGGGTGCAGTGATCTATAAAAAAGGAAATTCCTTTGATTTTTTCCATTTTGTAATGACTGGTCACCGCACTCTTTGGTTACCCAAAGACATAGGTCATCTGGTAGTTGACTATGGAGTCCTGATCTTTGTCATCGCTTTATTATCAGGCTTGGTACTTTGGTGGCCTAAAAGCCGGAAAGGATTACGTAACGGGACTGGCTTTATGTGGAAAAAGTCTACAGGGAGCACTAAACGATTGTTTGATTTACATAATGTTCTGGGTTTTTATGCCTGTATTGTATTACTGGCTATTGGAATGACCGGTATGGTTTGGGGATTGGAATGGTGGTCGAAAGGAACTTATTGGTTAACAACCGGAGGTGAGAAATTGCCTGATTGGGGAGTTGCTCAATCAGATTCTCTTAAAGCTGGGACAAAAATAACTCCGGATCAGGCAGCTGATTATGCTTTCTTTAAATTGTTCAGGCAATACCCTGAGGCAGAAGGCTTTCAGTTTGGCTATGCTAAGCAAGATGAAGCTGCTTCTTCCGTATATGCTGCCGTTTATCCTGATGTAGATAAATATTATAACCGCGATGTTTTTTCATTCGACCGTTATACATTGAAAGAAATACCTCAGAAGGGTCCTTATGTAGGTAAGTATGAGGATGCAGGTTTTGGCGATAAACTTCGCAGAATGAATTATGATATCCATGTGGGAGCTATATGGGGATTGCCCGGAAAGGTACTTGTCTTTTTTGCTGCCTTAATAGGGGCTACACTGCCGGTTACTGGTTTTATGCTGTGGTGGAGGCGCAGGCAAAAGAAAAAGAAGCAATGA